The genomic window GAGGAGACGATAAGGGACGGGCAAGGGAACGGCTGATGAGAATAAATAGAGAGAAGAATCGGAACCGAATACTTGTAGCTCGAGGGGCGCCGCGCGAGAACAAGGGTATATCATAAGCTTCCGCATAAGTAACAAACACGTGGATAAATGTTAGCCGTAGGATTGGTGAATCTTTCTCAGGGGACCGTCTGCTCGATTCGTGGTCGTGGTAGGTGGGCCAAACTCGGATGTTTCATCTAGGCTCGTAGATGACTTGAAGTTGAAGTCTCCAGATTTTCGTACTAGTAACGGCGTTTGAAGCTTAGGAACTGCTTAAAAATTGACACGGCGATTACTACATGGGACAAATTGTACGACAAGATGGCGCTGCTAGTGCTGGTTGGGTTATTCAACGTGAATAAGGTATCATCCTGGGTATTGGATCTCCCAAAGCTGGCTCATACAAGAATGCCGAGCTGGCTGGACATCTGCCTGTCATGCTGGCACGGGCTGCAACCTTCAAACGAGATGGATCTAGTCGGCGGAAGGGTCATGGCCAATGGGCTAGACTGGTCATCGTGTATGCAAACCTATGTATCATCCTCTGATACCTAGTACGTTGATGGATTCTTGTCAAGATATGACATATTTATGAAAATGTTCAATAACTCAGCGAATTCTGCGCTTCTCGTGCAAACCTAGTATGGTCCCGGATGAGATGTGTTGTGGAGAGCTAACTACACCATGTCCCGGTTCGTATACTGAAAATGATTAAGTGCCATGTATCCAAGAAAGAGTATTGCCTAATTTTtttgatgcaaaaagaaaaaaaatcaaaacattATTCTACCCATTTTAGGGGACCATGGTTCTCTGACACCAAAAAAGAGAAGCATGTCAAAGAACCATGGTCTCCTAAAATGGGCAGGACagtgttttgattttttttttttttttgcatctgtTGATCCATGACATTTGGATTTTCTTCCATCAATTCGTTGCATCGTCTATCCGATATGTCTATCGAAAGATGAATAGCGCAGCAGATTAGATTGCTATTTTTGTGATGGAGCATTTGGAGGATTGGCTTTggagataaaaaaatatctgtCTGTCAATTCTGTGGGATATTTTATATCTTGATCATTAAGCTGTTCTTGCATCAAAATAATATAACTATCCgtttgtatccaaaaaaaataataataaagacaTACATACCAAAGCTTATCATATCAAAAAGAATGCAGGATTTGGGCTATACGAGTTTGACAACATTGGCAAAATGGATCTCGGAGAGAGATAAGAGGGTATGAGTTGGACTGCTGCCCGACAACAAGACTGGTGGATGAGCTGTTTGTTAGTTTAAAcccatatttaatattaaaagctattattttttttaattctaatttttttattaaataatttgtaTTGGCTTGAGTACAAATTTGATGGGGAATATAAGAAACACtatgggcttttttttttttttttttggatgaatagATTGAAATAAAGGACAAAACAGCAGGTGAAATAGTAAAGGAAAGAAGCTACAAAAGTGAAAGACAGAGTTATGGAGACTGAGGATGCAACAAGCTCCGAGCATCGGCCACAAGAATTGATGCCAGATCATGGGGGATCACATCTGATtcggaaagaaaaaaattattatcaactTCGATCAATCAAACAGCAGCAAAGTTGTCCTCTCTGAAGGTGTGTTGaacagataaaataaaaaaatcaacagaaaaataaaagatcacaCGCACCTTCAAAAATAATGCATGGCCTAGTAAACATACTCTGAGCTACCTTCATTGCTTCCAAAGCCATCTGAACTTCAATAAGAGagactgaagatgaagaaaaaatctgAGCGTCAGCGTATAAGAATCTGCCAAGATAATCATAAATGATAAAAGTTCATTTTCAACCATCCGTGGGGTGGGAGCATCCAAAACACCAAAATAGATAGATGAACAAGAGAGCTACCAGAGTTGCGGATGTCCCAGAGCATGTTTTGGATGAAAGTATTGTTGAATTCATTGGCCAGTTGAAGAGAAGCAATAACAACTGCATTGGCATCAAAAGTTTGCTAGTTATGAATATGAAAGTTGCGAGAAAATTAAAGATACCtgagttaattaactcaattctagctgaaagaaaaaaatgCCAGTGATGCTCTCCACAAGATTTGTTTAAAAATCTGAATGCTTGCAAataattgatttggttcaatttattatttttctgatcaaaatataattattttatattaaaaaatatttagatatacaatatatatatatatatatatctaaatatttcataacaattatattctatttcaaaaaattatttatctgttTCTTATCCATGTCAACATCTCTAACTttctttgaatttaaaaaaaatattagtataccaaccaatatatttttaatttaatataataaactaTATAACTGTTAATATTAATATGCTCAACGATCATTAAAGATGATTGTCTAATATGCAACAAATAttgatatatttaattataataaaaatttattatataattataataaatattaattatttgttCATTATtgtaatttattatttaatttgaaaaaaattatttagatatcttatttattataacttattttattattatattatattaaaaaataaaaaagaaaaatattcatGTCCATGCAtgctatagttttttttttttttttgggtagaaagcATACTATAGCTTTTCATCCGCGAGCGAACCCTGGTTTCATCCAATCACATCAGCGACATGATACAATATCTCAGTTTCAACAATATCtcagaaatataatttattatgttactattttaaattaaaaaaaataaaaaaaatgattatatatatatatatatatatatatatatatatatatatatatatatatatatatatggagataTTGACCTCCGTACGCCATGTGTATGGCCAGTTTGTCGTCACATGTCCCGAAAAAAAAAACGACAAGCGACGTCTCACGGTGCCAAGTACACTCCAAGGTGAGATCTTTCTCctattattttctgatttatttgGGGTTTTCTGCCTCGGCTTTCATCTAATTGGAAGGTTTTTGCTATTTTTTGGTCAGGATCCGTGGGATTCATCCAGGTAGTGGCGGCCTTGCAGACGCACCAGCTAGACCTGAGGGAGGAGGTGTTGCCGGGCACCAAGGACCACCAGATCGCACTTAATCCGTCTATTTTAGCCGATCCGCTAAGAGAGGCCAGCCATGCTTCGTCGGAACAGGAGAAAAGGCCCGAGGATGGGGCGGGTAAAGTTTCGAGCTTCAATTGCTAATTCAAGATTCATGCAGTTCTTTACTGTAGAGGGTGGTTTCTTTTTTTCGTTTTTTTTTGTGCTTTGTTCATAAAGtttgcttttttatttttttttttttttttgaagcaaaCAGCGAAGGGTGAAGGAGAATAATTAGAGCTGGTGCAGTTAGAACTCCCGAAAAAATGGGTCTTAAAGGTGCAACTGGAGGAATGGGCGAAACTTCTTTCGCAGTGTTCACGGGTTGGGTTATTATCTTCCTATTTTTTTCTTTACATGTTCTTAAAGTATTTCAAATGATAAGATTTTTGTTGGCGGTTTGAAAGATTTATTCATCTTTTTATTTGCATCGAGGGTCTAGGGAGCATACAAGttcttgattttatttttatttttattgataaaagaAGGATACACAGATATGCAATGTGGTTTTTGGTTGTACTTTATACTCCTGGAAAGAATAAATAAGATTTAAACTATATCAATCTAAAATGTAAGCCTTCGATATACTTTGTGGTTGGTGGAAACCTATTTTACCTTCAAGTGACTGACTTCAAAGCATATAGCATTACTTTTTGACTGtctcattttttttgttttaagtTTACAAAAAAGATGGCTAGAGTCTTCATTTACACGTTGCTCATTGGAGATTGATGGATATGCTTAGATCGGCTTATTTTgttaattagataatttaaataattaataattctgaTAGTATAAGCAACCAATTGATGTAGGATGAGAGGATGTTAATTTCATCACATTATCACACAAGACGGCCGCATGACACTATCTCCTTCTATAAGAAATAGAAATGTGGCCATCGAAGGTATTTTTGTGACTAAGTTTCgtatattgatatatttttgttCCGCTCTAAGCTCAAAGACATTGCTGTTATTGATGGTGGTAGTGACCGATGGGcaacattattaaaaaaaattgatgatgtgggaggagagaattgaagaaaaagagagaagagatatgaaagaatttaaaaataattaaatataaaaataataaaaaataacagaCTTAGGAAATGGCTTCATGGAATTGAATCTTCACAAGATTTATCCGATAACTTATAATCCATACtatgaataaaatatattttttattattttaattattttaaaatatatatagaagtaAGGGTGCAAATGGATCAGGTCGGATTAGATCATGAATGATCCCTATCGGATCTGATTCTTTGTTCATAGCTTGATATTGGATCCAGATCTAACCCAATAGAATATCGGATCGAATCggatccatgatcaaattttttaactCAATGATCATTCGGATCGGATCAGGTCTATGTATAATCTAGTTCTAATCAATGAAATACGGATCCAATTCGAGTATGAATTAGATCGGGGTTAGATCGTGGATCAAATTATCCAATAGGCATCAGTTTTAGCTATTCAGTCAATTCCCATGATTGAAGTTGAAGTTGATCTTATAAGTTTACCATCCAATAACACATGGAACGTAATGATTTTTGAAGTGGTCATCAACATATGACAATTACATCCTAGAAAACTATCAAAATGTATCTCATGTGCATATGGGAGCCGATCGTGAGATACAACTAAAAGTGAAATATCTATTTCTACCAATTCTCTAAATTTCTTAAGTTTGAAAGATTGTGTAGGTTTGATGCGAAATTTTTTTTGtggaagtagaaaaaaaaaagaaaatatttattgGAGACTCCATCAGTTTGAACCAGTGGATGCCACTTAATTATGGGggtaaaaaagaaagaagataattttgtatagatGGACGGCACATTGTAATTTGTTTTTAGCCCATACTAGTATATAATAGGTTTGCATTATATAATAGGTTCGGGTCATATAATAGGTCCCGGTTAAATTGGGTTATTGAGCATAAGATCTATATAAACCAAAAAATTCAAATGGATAGGATTAAGTTGGATCaggataaaatttaataaattcatatccgatctgaaaaatagaatgaatctaattttagaattcgATCCATATTTATGGATTCTTTTAAACGGTTTGATCGGATCTCTATGGATCAGATCTGATTCAGAGTCAATCCGATCTATTTAAAgtcttctatatatatatatatatatatatatatatatatatatatatatatatatatatagaggatggatgcaataaaatagataaataaaataaaatatatttttttaaaaaaaatcgcaTCCCGTGTATTGCACGGGATTATAGGCTAGTAATTCTAGTTGCTCAGAAAAGGCGGTTGTTATCCGATGCCAGAACGTTCTGTGGTTCTCATTGGTCCGACATCCGAGACCGTGGGACCACACAGAGAGAGCAAGGGaggggctagggctagggttttgAGGTACAATTGGAGGCGGCCGATAGAAAGAGAGGGCGAGAGGAAGGGGAATCGAAAGTTGAAGGTCAGCGAAGATGATCGAGGTGGTGCTGAACGATCGGCTGGGGAAGAAGGTGCGGGTGAAGTGCAACGAGGACGACACGATCGGCGATCTCAAGAAGCTTGTGGCGGCGCAGACGGGGACGAGGGCCGACAAGATCCGCATCCAGAAGTGGTACAACATCTACAAGGACAGCATCACCCTCCGCGATTACGAGATCCACGACGGCATGGGCCTCGAGCTCTACTACAACTAATCTAAGGTCATCTTCCACGATCCCTCACCTCATCTCTCATCTCCGTGGTTGtctatttattctctaatttctgACGATTTAATGTTTGTGGATGACTGGATTTTTGAGAACTGGGACTCGAGTATAGCAGAACTTGTTTATCGAATTAAATTAGCAAACCCTCTACATTGTTTTCggcttttttgtttttgttttttttcaagATTCCACTCTTTATTTCTTGCAATCGCATGCTTGGATGATGAACAAACTGACTTCGACAGGTGACCAGAAAAATTGGGTCCGTGAATAATTCAGCGCTTATTTTAGattcttttttgtttttgatcTCGTTGTTTTGAGGTTATTTTAGATATTATTGGGTTCTAGTTTTTATCTTCTGGAATGGTGCGCTTATCTGGATGATAACTTGACTGAGTTTCTGAAGCGGCTTGAGTATGGTGTGAAGGAAAAAGAGTAGGAAGTTAGGATCTTTGAAGTTAAACAAGCAAAATCCTTAAGTATAATGAACTGTTGTTTCAAGAAATCCCAATCACGATTTTGCCCTAAAACAAAATCAGGGTGCTCCAAGTTGTATCTAGCAAAGATAAAGAGAGTAATATATAGATGCCCATGCAAAGAAAGATGCAAGGAGCATAGTAATTGGAAGAGTGCTGTATGATTTGATTTGCCTAATTAGTGATAGTTTGGAGGAGGTAAATGATCATTCAAGAAAGTGCAAGGATTTACATTGTCGTCATGTTTAGAGATATCCACAACTAATGGCAGAAAAATGGATTTTTACTTACGAATTTCTAATTATTAGTATCATTATTTTTCTAACAATTTACTTGTATCTTTTGGGATCCTGGCCCTTGTAGTCTCTTTACATTTTTTGAATGGTCACGCAAAAATTGTTTTTGTGCTAATTTAATGCACTTAAGCGGTAATGatttggttttggcatgtggtATTTGATTAAGTGGAGAAGCCATGGACGTTAAAAGATTAATTCACTTGGTTCTTTTCTTAGTTTTCAATAAACTACAAGATTGTTGGATCTTGGAACATTATCGACTTCATACGGTCTAAAGGGATTATGTGGAAGGTTTGGTATGATTTTGCTAGTCATTTGTCATGGAGTGATTATACTGTGATTGG from Elaeis guineensis isolate ETL-2024a chromosome 4, EG11, whole genome shotgun sequence includes these protein-coding regions:
- the LOC105044299 gene encoding ubiquitin-like protein 5 encodes the protein MIEVVLNDRLGKKVRVKCNEDDTIGDLKKLVAAQTGTRADKIRIQKWYNIYKDSITLRDYEIHDGMGLELYYN